One segment of Gasterosteus aculeatus chromosome 3, fGasAcu3.hap1.1, whole genome shotgun sequence DNA contains the following:
- the LOC144405571 gene encoding uncharacterized protein LOC144405571, which translates to MLASSDQSLSRSLSPGPLSPSGSGPGGRTHVQSSLSLPEPEPWRTSGASPRHGLAQGARSSSLQVPHGLSEYQGLPPRAASFDVPCGQEDASSDQGSGSLSPHGVQRRRGGLVEQKDIIMAHQAHKIQSTPQARRKEWEMARFGDEFASGAVDSGDGDPERGGEGQDAAAVAAGLTASIRQAKAQRARTMAMYNPVPHRQNCLTVNRSLFIFAEDNIIRRTARRIIEWPYPSRRKRALKLSLQHRGQRRAARDTCRGRFMCCASQLLVTCLVFSHVTSSCWWKREINECGVTQS; encoded by the exons ATGCTCGCCAGTTCAGACCAGtccctctcccgctccctctcgCCCGGCCCCCTGTCCCCGTCCGGCTCCGGTCCAGGTGGAAGGACGCACGTGCAGTCCTCCCTGTCCCTCCCCGAGCCTGAGCCCTGGAGGACGTCCGGGGCCAGCCCCCGCCACGGCCTGGCGCAGGGAGCCCGCTCCAGCTCCCTGCAGGTGCCCCACGGCCTCTCCGAGTACCAGGGGCTGCCCCCTCGAGCCGCCAGCTTCGACGTGCCGTGCGGTCAGGAAGACGCCTCGTCCGATCAGGGTTCGGGGTCGCTGAGCCCCCACGGCGTGCAGCGGCGGCGCGGGGGCCTCGTGGAGCAGAAAGACATCATCATGGCTCACCAGGCTCACAAAATCCAGAGCACGCCGCAGGCCCGCAGGAAGGAGTGGGA AATGGCTCGCTTCGGAGACGAGTTCGCTTCCGGCGCGGTGGACTCCGGAGACGGGGACCCGGAGCGCGGCGGGGAGGGACAGGACGCGGCGGCGGTGGCTGCGGGGCTCACGGCTTCCATACGGCAAGCCAAGGCTCAGCGGGCCCGGACCATGGCCATGTACAACCCCGTCCCCCACCGGCAGAACTGCCTCACCGTCAACCGGTCGCTCTTCATATTCGCAGAGGACAACATCATCAGGAGAACCGCGAGGCGGATCATCGAATGGCCATATCCTTCCCGCAGGAAACGTGCTCTGAAGTTGTCgcttcagcaccgcggacagcgaCGGGCAGCGCGCGACACCTGCAGGGGGAGATTCATGTGTTGCGCTTCACAACTTCTTGTTACGTGTTTGGTGTTTTCTCATGTGACCTCCAGCTGCTGGTGGAAGCGGGAGATTAATGAATGTGGTGTGACACAAAGTTAG